A stretch of the Bartonella henselae str. Houston-1 genome encodes the following:
- the eno gene encoding phosphopyruvate hydratase: MTIIVDIIGREVLDSRGNPTVEVEVHLENGALGRALVPSGASTGAHEAVELRDGGTRYQGKGVKKAIAAINGEILEELGGRDARNQIGIDQAMIALDGTPNKARLGANALLGVSLAVAKAAAESLSLPLYRYIGGTQAHILPTPMMNIINGGVHADNPIDFQEFMIIPVGASTLKEAIRYGAEIFHTLKKRLKDAGYNTNVGDEGGFAPQFKSAEQAIDFIMESIIACGYKPGEQIALGLDCAATEFYKNGSYFYEGEGKYRDVGEQVDYLAQLIKTYPIITIEDGMAEDDWEGWKLLTDSIGKKCQLVGDDLFVTNSARLRDGIKMGAANSILIKVNQIGTLSETLDAVETAHKAGYRAIISHRSGETEDSFIADLAVATNCGQIKTGSLARSDRLAKYNQLIRIEEMLGLQACYAGNWYC; this comes from the coding sequence ATGACTATAATTGTCGATATTATTGGACGTGAAGTACTTGATAGCCGAGGTAATCCAACTGTAGAAGTTGAAGTTCATTTGGAAAATGGAGCTTTGGGCCGTGCTCTTGTTCCCTCTGGGGCATCGACGGGTGCCCATGAAGCTGTAGAACTACGTGATGGTGGTACGCGCTATCAAGGAAAAGGCGTTAAGAAAGCGATTGCTGCAATAAATGGCGAGATTCTTGAGGAACTTGGTGGACGAGATGCCAGAAATCAAATCGGCATTGATCAAGCAATGATTGCCTTGGATGGAACACCAAACAAAGCACGTCTTGGAGCTAATGCACTTCTTGGTGTTTCATTGGCTGTTGCAAAAGCAGCAGCAGAGTCATTGTCTTTACCTCTATATCGTTATATTGGTGGTACACAAGCACATATTCTTCCGACACCAATGATGAATATTATTAATGGTGGTGTTCATGCTGATAACCCGATTGATTTTCAAGAATTTATGATTATTCCTGTAGGAGCATCTACGCTAAAAGAAGCAATTCGCTATGGTGCTGAAATTTTTCATACGTTAAAAAAACGTTTAAAAGATGCAGGTTATAATACCAATGTTGGTGATGAGGGTGGCTTTGCACCTCAATTTAAAAGCGCCGAGCAAGCGATTGATTTTATTATGGAATCTATAATAGCATGTGGGTATAAACCAGGTGAACAAATTGCCCTTGGTTTAGATTGTGCTGCAACCGAATTTTATAAAAATGGTTCCTATTTTTATGAAGGTGAGGGGAAATATCGTGATGTGGGGGAACAGGTAGATTATTTAGCACAACTTATTAAAACTTACCCTATTATCACAATTGAAGATGGTATGGCTGAGGATGATTGGGAAGGTTGGAAGTTACTCACTGACTCGATTGGTAAAAAATGTCAGCTTGTTGGCGATGATTTATTTGTAACAAATTCTGCGCGTTTGCGGGATGGTATCAAAATGGGAGCAGCCAATTCTATTCTTATCAAAGTTAATCAGATTGGCACGCTAAGTGAAACGCTTGATGCTGTAGAAACAGCGCATAAAGCAGGTTATCGTGCCATTATATCTCATCGTTCAGGTGAAACGGAAGATTCTTTTATTGCAGATCTTGCCGTTGCGACCAATTGTGGGCAAATTAAAACGGGTTCTCTTGCACGTTCGGATAGATTAGCAAAATATAATCAGCTTATTCGTATTGAAGAAATGCTAGGATTGCAGGCATGTTATGCGGGCAATTGGTATTGTTGA
- a CDS encoding TM2 domain-containing protein encodes MRGIIISQDQGTYLVSGDDGKRYQFATWDWSGKNPPKIGDTVDFVCEGDVVNSVFPLLKKQSEHLKVMLALVCWVAGIFGVHRFMVGKVWTGALMLILSLTLVGLMITGIWTIVDFIVIMAGKFTDKNGNQIIH; translated from the coding sequence ATGAGAGGTATAATTATTAGTCAGGATCAGGGGACTTATCTCGTTTCCGGTGATGATGGTAAGCGTTATCAATTTGCGACTTGGGATTGGTCAGGGAAGAATCCACCGAAGATAGGTGATACTGTTGATTTTGTATGTGAGGGAGATGTTGTCAATTCTGTTTTTCCATTATTAAAAAAACAGTCAGAACATTTAAAAGTAATGCTTGCACTCGTTTGTTGGGTTGCTGGTATATTTGGTGTTCATCGTTTTATGGTTGGTAAAGTTTGGACGGGTGCTTTAATGCTTATTCTATCGTTAACACTTGTCGGGTTGATGATCACAGGAATTTGGACAATTGTTGATTTTATAGTCATTATGGCAGGGAAGTTTACTGACAAAAATGGCAATCAAATTATACATTAG
- a CDS encoding FtsB family cell division protein — protein sequence MWTKQKRRSIKMRFVLPLMTVGVLSYFSYHIYHGEYGLYSRSEVNQYIVELEEELQKLEAERIFIEKRISLLRNGHIEKDMLDEYVRRNLNFSKPNELTILTPLNEIKS from the coding sequence ATGTGGACAAAGCAAAAACGCAGATCAATCAAAATGCGCTTTGTACTTCCACTTATGACAGTGGGAGTTTTGAGCTATTTCAGTTATCACATTTATCATGGTGAGTATGGCTTGTATTCACGCAGTGAAGTTAATCAATATATTGTCGAATTAGAAGAGGAGCTTCAGAAGTTAGAAGCTGAACGGATATTTATTGAAAAGCGTATTTCTCTTTTACGCAACGGGCATATTGAAAAGGATATGCTAGATGAGTATGTTAGAAGGAATTTAAACTTTTCTAAGCCGAATGAATTGACAATTTTAACTCCTTTAAATGAGATTAAAAGTTAA
- the pdhA gene encoding pyruvate dehydrogenase (acetyl-transferring) E1 component subunit alpha yields the protein MAERLKKNSASVVHNALSNTTKKAKIANFTKEEEIDAYREMLLIRRFEEKAGQLYGMGLIGGFCHLYIGQEAVVIGTLKAAKEGDQVITSYRDHGHMLAVGMSPRGVMAELTGRQGGFSKGKGGSMHMFSKEKNFYGGHGIVGAQVPIGSGLAFSNQYLGKDNVTLVYFGDGAANQGQVYESFNMASLWKLPVVYIIENNQYAMGTSVARASAETDFSRRGLSFEIPGIVVDGMDVRAVKGAADEAITWTRSGKGPIILDMQTYRYRGHSMSDPAKYRSKEEVQKIKEEQDPIDQVRNRILQQGFASEDDLKSIDKEVRAIVADAVDFAQSDQEPDASELYTDILV from the coding sequence ATGGCAGAACGATTAAAAAAAAATTCTGCGTCGGTGGTGCATAATGCATTATCAAACACCACAAAGAAAGCAAAAATAGCTAATTTTACAAAAGAAGAGGAAATTGATGCCTACCGTGAGATGCTTTTAATTCGCCGTTTTGAAGAAAAAGCAGGCCAACTTTATGGTATGGGGCTTATCGGAGGATTTTGTCATCTCTATATTGGTCAAGAAGCTGTTGTTATTGGAACGCTGAAGGCAGCAAAAGAAGGTGATCAGGTTATTACATCTTACCGTGATCACGGACACATGTTGGCGGTTGGGATGAGTCCCCGTGGGGTTATGGCAGAGTTAACAGGGCGTCAAGGTGGTTTTTCTAAGGGGAAAGGGGGATCGATGCATATGTTTTCTAAAGAAAAGAATTTTTATGGTGGTCATGGCATTGTTGGTGCACAGGTTCCGATTGGTTCTGGTTTGGCGTTTTCGAATCAGTATCTTGGTAAAGATAATGTAACATTGGTGTATTTTGGTGATGGTGCAGCCAATCAGGGGCAGGTTTACGAAAGTTTTAATATGGCTTCGCTTTGGAAGCTTCCTGTTGTCTATATTATTGAAAATAACCAGTATGCTATGGGGACATCAGTTGCTCGTGCCTCTGCAGAAACTGATTTTTCTCGTCGTGGTCTTTCCTTTGAAATTCCAGGTATTGTTGTTGACGGTATGGATGTTCGAGCAGTAAAAGGGGCTGCTGATGAAGCAATTACTTGGACACGTTCAGGTAAAGGGCCTATTATTCTTGATATGCAAACTTATCGTTATCGTGGTCACTCCATGTCTGATCCAGCGAAATATCGCTCAAAGGAAGAAGTGCAGAAAATAAAAGAGGAACAGGATCCGATTGATCAGGTAAGAAATCGAATTCTTCAACAAGGTTTTGCGAGCGAAGACGATTTAAAGTCTATTGATAAAGAGGTGCGTGCGATTGTCGCTGATGCGGTAGATTTTGCGCAAAGTGATCAAGAGCCAGATGCTTCTGAGCTCTATACTGACATTTTAGTTTGA
- a CDS encoding pyruvate dehydrogenase complex E1 component subunit beta, whose translation MSIDILMPALSPTMEEGKLSKWLKKEGDKVSSGDIIAEIETDKAMMEVEAVDEGTLGRICVLEGSEGVKVNTVIAVLLEEGETVEDISQSTNSLNTHQKNGGASSSFSSSVPQLPILDTLPDSDIPAGTKMVTMTVREALNQAMAEEMRRDEMVFLLGEEVAQYQGAYKVSQGLLEEFGTRRVIDTPITEHGFAGLAVGAAFGGLRPIVEFMTFNFAMQAMDQIINSAAKTRYMSGGQMTAPMVFRGPNGAAARVGAQHSQCYAAWYSHVPGLKVVMPYSAADAKGLLKAAIRDDNPIIFLENEILYGHQFDVPQIDDFVLPIGKARIHKSGQDVTVVACGIGMHYAVQALPEIEKLGVDVELIDLRTIRPMDLPTIVSSVKKTGRLITIEEGYPQSSVGTEIATRVMQQAFDYLDAPVATVAGKDVPMPYAANLEKLALPNTAEIVEAVKAVTYKA comes from the coding sequence ATGTCTATTGATATTTTGATGCCTGCGCTTTCACCAACGATGGAAGAAGGTAAATTATCTAAATGGCTCAAGAAAGAAGGCGATAAAGTTAGCTCTGGTGATATCATTGCTGAAATTGAGACGGATAAAGCAATGATGGAAGTAGAGGCTGTTGATGAAGGTACTCTTGGTAGAATTTGTGTGCTTGAAGGTTCTGAAGGGGTGAAAGTTAACACCGTTATTGCGGTATTGTTAGAAGAAGGTGAAACTGTTGAGGATATTTCACAGAGCACAAATTCTTTAAATACGCATCAAAAGAATGGGGGTGCATCTTCTTCTTTTTCTTCATCAGTGCCACAACTTCCTATTTTGGATACTCTTCCTGATTCTGATATACCAGCGGGGACAAAGATGGTTACGATGACGGTGCGTGAAGCGCTTAATCAAGCTATGGCTGAAGAGATGCGGCGTGATGAAATGGTTTTCCTGTTGGGGGAAGAAGTAGCACAATATCAAGGTGCTTATAAGGTTAGCCAAGGTTTATTGGAAGAATTTGGTACACGCCGGGTTATTGATACACCAATTACAGAACATGGTTTTGCAGGGTTGGCTGTTGGTGCTGCTTTTGGAGGGCTGCGTCCCATTGTCGAGTTTATGACATTTAATTTTGCTATGCAGGCAATGGATCAAATTATCAATTCCGCAGCGAAAACCCGTTATATGTCTGGTGGGCAAATGACCGCTCCTATGGTTTTTCGAGGTCCCAATGGGGCTGCTGCACGTGTTGGTGCTCAGCATTCTCAGTGCTATGCTGCCTGGTATAGTCATGTTCCAGGTCTTAAAGTTGTTATGCCTTACAGTGCTGCCGATGCAAAAGGTTTGCTAAAAGCTGCTATTCGTGATGACAATCCCATTATTTTTCTTGAAAATGAGATTTTGTATGGTCATCAATTTGATGTTCCCCAAATAGATGATTTTGTTTTACCTATTGGAAAAGCGCGTATTCATAAATCTGGACAGGATGTGACGGTTGTTGCGTGTGGGATTGGTATGCATTATGCAGTTCAAGCATTGCCAGAAATTGAAAAACTCGGTGTTGATGTTGAATTGATTGATTTAAGAACCATTCGTCCGATGGATCTTCCAACAATTGTTTCTTCAGTCAAAAAGACAGGTCGTTTGATAACAATTGAGGAGGGATATCCTCAGTCATCTGTCGGAACTGAGATAGCAACGCGTGTTATGCAGCAGGCTTTTGATTATCTTGATGCTCCAGTTGCTACAGTTGCTGGCAAAGACGTTCCGATGCCTTATGCTGCAAATCTTGAAAAATTGGCTTTGCCTAATACCGCTGAAATTGTTGAAGCCGTTAAGGCTGTGACGTATAAAGCATAA
- a CDS encoding pyruvate dehydrogenase complex dihydrolipoamide acetyltransferase → MPIKITMPALSPTMEEGNLSKWNIKEGDQVSSGDIIAEIETDKATMEVEAVDEGTVAKIVVPAGTQGVKVNSLIVVLAEEGEDLAEVAKVAEDSPSSFAIKESEGEKQRDSKVAQISHISSVQQVMQQGKKGMRFFASPLARRLATQVGLDLSLVSGSGPHGRIIKRDVEKAMKGGVSKASYSSQIEQPVTANTSDKQILQLFKEDEYTFTPHNNMRKTIAKRLVESKQKVPHFYVTLDCELDALLQLRTQLNAAAPIIKMQEGSKPAYKLSVNDMIIKAVALSLMAVPDANVSWLEGGILHHKHCDVGVAVSVENGLITPIVRHAEKKSLSIISNEMKDFVKRARELKLKMEEYQGGTTAVSNMGMYGVKSFSAILNPPHATIFAIGAGEQRAVVKNGALAAATVMSVTLSADHRAVDGALAAELARTFKKMIENPLTMLI, encoded by the coding sequence ATGCCCATTAAAATTACAATGCCTGCGCTTTCCCCAACAATGGAAGAAGGGAATTTGTCAAAATGGAATATCAAGGAGGGGGATCAGGTTTCCTCTGGTGATATAATTGCCGAAATTGAGACAGATAAAGCGACAATGGAAGTCGAGGCTGTTGATGAAGGAACTGTTGCTAAAATCGTTGTTCCTGCTGGAACACAAGGCGTTAAAGTGAATAGTTTAATTGTTGTTTTAGCAGAAGAAGGAGAAGATTTAGCTGAAGTAGCAAAGGTTGCAGAAGATTCCCCTTCCTCTTTTGCAATCAAAGAATCAGAGGGTGAAAAACAGAGAGATTCAAAGGTAGCACAGATCTCTCATATATCATCAGTCCAGCAAGTAATGCAGCAAGGTAAAAAGGGAATGCGTTTTTTTGCTTCCCCTTTGGCGCGGAGATTGGCAACTCAAGTTGGTCTTGATTTATCACTTGTTTCTGGAAGTGGTCCTCATGGGCGTATTATCAAGCGCGATGTAGAAAAGGCCATGAAGGGTGGTGTTTCAAAGGCTTCTTATTCTTCACAAATTGAACAGCCGGTAACGGCAAATACTTCTGACAAACAGATACTGCAACTCTTTAAAGAGGATGAATATACATTCACTCCTCATAATAATATGCGTAAAACAATCGCCAAACGTTTGGTAGAATCAAAGCAAAAAGTCCCACATTTCTATGTAACGCTCGATTGTGAACTCGATGCGTTATTGCAGTTGCGTACACAATTGAATGCTGCTGCACCAATAATTAAAATGCAAGAAGGTTCTAAGCCTGCTTATAAGCTTTCCGTTAACGATATGATTATTAAAGCTGTAGCACTTTCTTTGATGGCAGTTCCCGATGCTAATGTTTCTTGGCTTGAGGGTGGAATACTTCATCACAAACATTGTGATGTTGGGGTAGCTGTTTCTGTTGAGAATGGGTTAATTACACCAATTGTTCGCCATGCAGAGAAAAAATCTTTATCGATTATCTCTAATGAGATGAAGGATTTTGTAAAGCGTGCACGTGAGCTTAAGCTGAAAATGGAAGAATATCAGGGGGGAACAACAGCTGTATCGAATATGGGGATGTATGGTGTGAAAAGTTTTTCTGCTATTCTTAATCCGCCACATGCGACGATTTTTGCCATTGGTGCAGGTGAACAACGTGCTGTTGTTAAAAATGGTGCATTGGCGGCTGCGACAGTCATGTCGGTTACACTTTCCGCTGATCATCGTGCTGTTGACGGTGCGTTAGCAGCAGAGCTTGCACGTACTTTTAAGAAGATGATTGAAAATCCATTAACAATGCTCATTTGA
- the lpdA gene encoding dihydrolipoyl dehydrogenase produces MANLYDVIVIGSGPGGYVTAIRAAQCGFKTAIVEREHLGGICLNWGCIPTKALLRSAEIKHFSEHLKDYGLKLNGSIEADIKDVVARSRAVSARLNAGVGFLMKKNKIDIIWGEAKFTKKAKGSQLVEITVSSSSKPIMQPQNPVPKGTLGEGIYQAKHIIIATGARPRILPGIEPDGKLIWTYFEAMIPHVMPKSLLVMGSGAIGIEFASFYHDMGASVTVVEMMPHIMPAEDIEISTFARKRLEKKGIRILSQAKVTKVEKAVDSITAHIDVKGKRETITADRLISAVGVQGNIENLGLEALGIKTDRGCIVTDEWSWTGVEGIYAIGDVAGPPMLAHKAEEEGVICIERLARLENIHPLDKRKIPGCTYCTPQVASVGLSEAAAKEAGYDIRVGRYSFSANGKAIALGEDQGLVKTIFDKKTGQLLGAHMVGAEVTELIQGFVIAMNLETTEEELMHTVFPHPTLSEMMKESVLDAYGQVLNA; encoded by the coding sequence GTGGCGAATCTTTATGATGTAATTGTGATTGGATCAGGTCCTGGCGGATATGTAACCGCAATTCGTGCGGCACAATGTGGCTTTAAGACTGCGATTGTTGAACGTGAACATCTAGGTGGGATTTGCTTAAATTGGGGTTGTATTCCAACAAAGGCACTTTTACGTTCAGCGGAAATAAAGCATTTTTCTGAACATTTGAAGGATTATGGTTTAAAGCTCAACGGTTCAATTGAGGCTGATATCAAAGATGTCGTGGCACGTTCGCGTGCAGTTTCAGCGCGTTTAAATGCTGGTGTTGGTTTTTTGATGAAAAAAAACAAAATCGATATTATTTGGGGTGAAGCGAAATTTACAAAGAAGGCGAAAGGGAGTCAGCTTGTGGAAATTACGGTTTCGTCATCTTCCAAACCGATTATGCAACCGCAAAATCCAGTACCAAAAGGAACATTAGGAGAAGGGATTTATCAAGCAAAGCACATCATTATTGCAACGGGTGCACGTCCTCGTATCCTTCCTGGTATTGAGCCAGATGGGAAGCTCATTTGGACTTATTTTGAAGCTATGATTCCCCACGTAATGCCGAAATCGCTCTTGGTCATGGGATCTGGGGCCATTGGCATTGAATTTGCTTCTTTTTATCATGATATGGGGGCAAGCGTAACTGTTGTTGAAATGATGCCTCACATCATGCCAGCTGAGGATATTGAAATTTCAACATTTGCTCGTAAACGGTTAGAGAAAAAAGGCATTCGCATTCTTAGCCAAGCAAAAGTGACAAAGGTTGAAAAAGCTGTCGATTCCATTACTGCACATATTGATGTGAAGGGTAAAAGAGAAACGATCACAGCGGATCGATTGATTTCCGCTGTTGGGGTTCAGGGTAATATTGAGAATCTTGGATTAGAAGCATTAGGTATAAAAACTGATCGTGGATGCATTGTAACTGATGAGTGGAGTTGGACAGGTGTAGAGGGTATTTATGCGATTGGTGATGTCGCTGGTCCACCTATGTTAGCACATAAAGCAGAAGAAGAAGGTGTAATATGCATTGAACGTCTTGCGAGATTGGAGAATATTCACCCTCTTGATAAAAGGAAAATTCCAGGCTGTACATATTGTACACCGCAAGTCGCCTCTGTAGGGCTTTCAGAAGCGGCGGCAAAAGAAGCAGGCTATGATATACGTGTTGGTCGTTATTCCTTTTCAGCGAATGGCAAAGCGATTGCTTTGGGTGAAGATCAGGGATTAGTGAAAACTATTTTTGATAAAAAAACAGGACAGCTTCTTGGTGCGCATATGGTAGGGGCAGAAGTAACAGAATTGATTCAAGGTTTTGTTATTGCTATGAATCTTGAAACAACCGAGGAAGAATTGATGCATACTGTCTTTCCACATCCGACATTATCGGAAATGATGAAAGAGAGTGTGTTGGATGCTTATGGTCAAGTTTTAAATGCTTGA
- the lipA gene encoding lipoyl synthase has product MVTVVDRVTDRRLRHPEKAHRPDTSVQKKPDWIRVKAPTSQVYKETHGIVRAHKLVTVCEEAGCPNIGECWSQRHASFMILGEICTRACAFCNVATGIPFAVDENEPERVADAVARMELKHVVITSVDRDDLADGGAEHFAKVIYAIRRKAPKTTIEVLTPDFRHKDGALEIVVAAKPDVFNHNLETVPSKYLKVRPGARYFHSIRLLQRVKELDPTIFTKSGIMVGLGEERNEILQLMDDLRSADVDFMTIGQYLQPTRKHHPVIRFVPPEEFESFAKIGKVKGFLHMASNPLTRSSHHAGDDFAILQKARDEKFALQR; this is encoded by the coding sequence ATGGTTACGGTTGTTGATAGAGTTACAGATAGACGTTTGCGTCACCCTGAAAAGGCACATCGTCCTGATACAAGTGTTCAAAAAAAACCGGATTGGATTCGTGTAAAAGCGCCAACATCACAGGTCTATAAGGAAACGCATGGTATTGTACGTGCTCATAAATTAGTAACCGTATGTGAAGAAGCGGGTTGCCCAAATATTGGTGAATGTTGGAGCCAGCGTCATGCCAGTTTTATGATTTTGGGTGAAATATGTACGCGGGCATGTGCATTTTGCAACGTTGCAACAGGTATACCATTTGCCGTTGATGAGAACGAGCCAGAACGTGTGGCAGATGCTGTTGCACGGATGGAATTAAAACATGTTGTCATTACATCAGTTGATCGTGATGATCTTGCTGATGGTGGTGCTGAGCATTTTGCGAAAGTGATTTATGCGATTCGTCGAAAAGCTCCTAAAACAACAATTGAAGTTCTCACACCTGATTTTCGCCATAAGGATGGAGCTTTAGAAATTGTTGTTGCTGCTAAACCTGATGTTTTTAATCATAATTTAGAAACGGTTCCTTCTAAATATTTAAAGGTTCGTCCAGGGGCACGTTATTTTCATTCGATTCGGTTATTACAACGTGTTAAAGAACTGGATCCGACAATCTTTACAAAATCAGGAATTATGGTTGGTCTTGGAGAAGAACGAAATGAAATTCTCCAATTGATGGATGATTTACGCTCTGCAGATGTTGACTTTATGACAATTGGGCAATATTTGCAGCCTACGCGAAAGCATCATCCAGTTATTCGTTTTGTGCCTCCCGAAGAGTTTGAGTCTTTTGCCAAAATTGGTAAAGTGAAAGGTTTTTTACATATGGCTTCCAATCCTCTGACGCGTTCATCTCATCATGCGGGTGATGATTTTGCAATTTTGCAAAAAGCGCGTGATGAAAAATTTGCTTTACAGAGATAG
- a CDS encoding type II toxin-antitoxin system RatA family toxin, whose amino-acid sequence MPTFTTHRQIAHSAREMFDLVADIECYPEFLPMCEALIVRSRKKCEEKTLLLADMTVGYKLVRETFTTQVFLQPKEKRIEVKYIDGPFKYLENRWAFHHTEKSNICNIEFFIDYEFKSKMLGLVMGSMFDIAFHKFTDAFERRAHRIYGSPVI is encoded by the coding sequence ATGCCAACTTTTACAACACATCGGCAAATTGCCCATAGTGCCCGTGAAATGTTTGATCTTGTTGCAGATATTGAATGCTATCCTGAATTCTTACCAATGTGTGAGGCTTTAATAGTCCGTTCTCGTAAAAAATGTGAGGAAAAGACTTTGCTTCTTGCAGACATGACAGTTGGCTATAAGCTTGTCCGAGAAACTTTTACAACTCAAGTCTTTCTTCAACCGAAGGAAAAACGCATAGAGGTTAAATACATTGATGGTCCATTCAAATATCTTGAAAACCGTTGGGCTTTTCATCATACTGAGAAGAGCAACATCTGTAATATAGAATTTTTTATTGATTATGAATTTAAAAGTAAAATGCTTGGATTGGTAATGGGCTCAATGTTTGATATTGCTTTTCATAAATTTACCGATGCTTTTGAAAGGCGTGCTCATAGGATTTATGGTTCTCCGGTAATATAA
- a CDS encoding CinA family protein gives MTCFCEKQAREVLTACRQKSLLLTTVESCTGGLIAANLTNIAGSSDVLDCGFVVYSNEAKTRLVGVRAELIKTYGAVSKEVVLAMAEGGLKYSRAEIAVSVTGIAGPGGACFDKPVGLVHFAVAYKNHKTLYTEMRFGNLDRKAIRHATVKNALKLILESLQ, from the coding sequence ATGACATGTTTTTGTGAAAAACAAGCACGTGAAGTCCTTACAGCTTGTCGCCAAAAAAGTTTGCTTTTAACAACTGTCGAGTCTTGCACAGGAGGGCTCATTGCTGCAAATCTCACCAATATTGCAGGGTCATCTGATGTACTTGATTGTGGATTCGTTGTTTATTCAAATGAAGCTAAAACACGCCTTGTTGGCGTACGCGCTGAACTTATAAAAACCTATGGTGCCGTTTCAAAAGAAGTTGTTCTTGCAATGGCCGAAGGCGGATTAAAATATTCACGAGCTGAAATTGCAGTCTCTGTAACAGGAATTGCAGGACCAGGAGGAGCATGTTTCGATAAACCTGTAGGACTTGTGCATTTCGCAGTTGCTTATAAAAATCATAAAACTCTGTACACAGAAATGCGCTTTGGCAATCTTGATCGCAAGGCTATCCGTCATGCAACTGTTAAAAATGCTTTGAAATTGATCTTGGAATCTCTGCAATGA
- a CDS encoding bifunctional 2-C-methyl-D-erythritol 4-phosphate cytidylyltransferase/2-C-methyl-D-erythritol 2,4-cyclodiphosphate synthase: MSIAAVILAAGRGKRAGSLPKKPKQYRLLGQEPVICHTVRCFCQNPAITTIILVIHPEDRQICEQAIADFKEQLIIVEGGNTRQKSTLRGLQALRKFKPKYVHIHDGARPFVENKLLEQIHTTVTPQEGVLPVLAVCDTLKRINSTHHVLETIPRTHLYSAQTPQCFPFERILAAHEKAIKTCKKEFTDDSAIAEWFGISMRTIPGSPHNIKITWHEDLNTAHLYLQKKMQMFPDIRTGNGYDVHSFEEGNSLILCGIKIPFHKKLNGHSDADVALHALTDALLATRGAGDIGTHFPPSDPQWQNVSSEIFLRHALDIVKQAGGRIANVDITLIAEEPKIGPYRHAMVGNLMNMLTILPDRISIKATTNEKLGFIGRGEGIAAFATANVLYPGEIPK; the protein is encoded by the coding sequence ATTTCTATTGCAGCAGTCATATTAGCCGCTGGACGCGGTAAAAGAGCAGGATCTCTTCCAAAAAAACCAAAACAATACCGACTCTTAGGACAAGAGCCGGTTATTTGCCATACTGTGCGTTGTTTTTGCCAAAATCCAGCCATAACAACGATTATCCTCGTTATTCATCCAGAGGACCGTCAAATCTGTGAACAAGCTATTGCCGACTTTAAAGAGCAGCTCATCATCGTTGAAGGAGGAAATACTCGCCAAAAATCTACCTTACGTGGACTTCAAGCACTTAGAAAGTTTAAGCCTAAATATGTACATATTCATGATGGTGCACGTCCCTTTGTCGAAAACAAGCTCCTCGAACAAATACACACCACCGTTACTCCTCAAGAAGGCGTTCTTCCCGTTCTCGCCGTCTGTGATACTCTCAAACGTATCAATAGCACACACCATGTTTTAGAAACAATTCCACGCACACATCTTTATAGCGCACAAACTCCACAGTGTTTTCCTTTTGAACGCATCTTAGCAGCCCATGAAAAAGCAATAAAAACTTGCAAAAAAGAATTCACCGACGATTCTGCAATTGCTGAATGGTTTGGAATTTCTATGCGTACCATTCCTGGAAGCCCTCACAACATAAAGATTACATGGCATGAAGATTTGAATACCGCACATTTATATCTCCAGAAAAAAATGCAAATGTTTCCTGATATCCGTACCGGCAATGGTTATGATGTTCATTCTTTCGAAGAAGGAAATTCTCTTATATTATGTGGCATAAAAATCCCTTTTCATAAAAAATTAAATGGACACTCTGATGCTGATGTCGCTCTTCATGCACTTACAGATGCTCTTCTCGCTACCCGGGGAGCAGGAGATATCGGCACACATTTTCCCCCCTCTGATCCTCAATGGCAAAATGTATCTTCAGAAATTTTTCTACGTCACGCTCTTGATATTGTTAAACAAGCAGGTGGTCGTATTGCCAATGTTGATATCACACTCATCGCTGAAGAACCTAAAATCGGCCCCTATCGTCATGCAATGGTAGGAAATCTTATGAACATGCTCACAATTTTACCCGATCGAATCTCTATAAAAGCCACAACAAATGAAAAACTTGGATTTATTGGTCGTGGCGAAGGCATTGCGGCTTTTGCAACAGCAAACGTCCTTTATCCAGGAGAAATTCCCAAATGA